One window of the Trueperaceae bacterium genome contains the following:
- the rplL gene encoding 50S ribosomal protein L7/L12: protein MAFDKDKMVEQLSGLNVLELVDLVEALKEKWGVEAAAAMPAGMMAAAPAAGGEAAAAEEKTEFTVSIKSAGDKKLQVIKEVRAITSLGLKEAKDLVESGGVVKEDVSKEEADDIKQKLEAAGATVEVQ from the coding sequence CGAACAACTGTCCGGGCTCAACGTGCTCGAGCTCGTCGACCTGGTAGAGGCACTGAAGGAGAAGTGGGGCGTCGAAGCCGCTGCCGCCATGCCTGCCGGCATGATGGCTGCTGCCCCCGCGGCCGGAGGCGAAGCCGCCGCCGCCGAGGAGAAGACCGAGTTCACCGTGAGCATCAAGAGCGCCGGTGACAAGAAGCTCCAGGTGATCAAGGAAGTTCGCGCGATCACCAGTCTCGGCCTCAAGGAAGCGAAGGACCTCGTGGAGTCGGGCGGTGTCGTCAAGGAGGACGTCTCCAAGGAGGAGGCCGACGACATCAAGCAGAAGCTCGAAGCCGCGGGCGCAACCGTAGAAGTCCAGTAA